A single genomic interval of Rubripirellula reticaptiva harbors:
- the araD gene encoding L-arabinonate dehydratase — MTNSPDRDPTKLRSHRWLAPDDMRSFGHRSRMKGMGFDDIDFTDRPVVAILNTWSEMNTCHSHFRNRAEEVRRGILQSGGFPVEIPVMSLGEMMMKPTTMLYRNLLAMEVEEVLRCHPVDAAVLMGGCDKTVPAMLMGAISADIPSIFFPAGPMLKGRWKDVTLGSGSDVWKYWDERVAGNLCDSDWKGIENCIARSAGTCMTMGTASTMACVTEAMGFSLPGAATIPAVMAEHCRLATRTGRRAVEMAWENLKPSTFMTAESIDNGLMTSLAIGGSTNAIVHLIAIAGRLGIELTLDRFDELSRITPVLADIRPSGRFLMEDFQDAGGLPAMLSRMTDLLNTECMTVTGKTLGQQIAGAEVINDEVIRTRENPVAAVGGTCLLKGNLAPSGCVIKSIAADPKLMVHRGKAVVFDNYPSMKEQIHDPDLDVDENSVLILRSAGPLGAPGFPEWGMLPLPKKLLEKGVRDMLRISDARMSGTSYGTCVLHIAPESAAGGPLALVKNGDEIEINVPERTIHWHVSDEEAELRRKTMQTSIPVPERGYSHLYAKHVTQADKGCDFDFLVGRSPGAEPSIH; from the coding sequence ATGACAAACTCACCCGACCGCGACCCGACCAAGCTTCGTTCTCATCGCTGGTTAGCGCCGGACGACATGCGTTCGTTTGGGCATCGGTCGCGGATGAAGGGGATGGGGTTTGACGACATCGATTTCACTGATCGACCGGTCGTCGCGATTTTGAACACGTGGAGCGAGATGAACACGTGTCATTCGCACTTTCGTAATCGCGCCGAAGAAGTGCGGCGTGGCATTTTGCAGTCGGGCGGTTTTCCTGTCGAGATTCCTGTCATGTCGCTGGGCGAGATGATGATGAAGCCGACGACGATGCTGTACCGGAATCTGTTGGCGATGGAGGTCGAGGAAGTCCTGCGTTGTCATCCGGTCGACGCGGCGGTGTTGATGGGCGGTTGCGATAAGACGGTGCCAGCGATGTTGATGGGCGCGATTAGCGCCGACATCCCATCGATCTTCTTTCCGGCCGGCCCGATGTTGAAGGGACGCTGGAAGGACGTAACGCTGGGCAGCGGATCAGATGTCTGGAAGTACTGGGACGAACGGGTGGCAGGCAACCTTTGCGACAGCGACTGGAAAGGCATCGAAAACTGCATCGCCCGGTCGGCTGGCACGTGCATGACGATGGGCACGGCGTCGACGATGGCCTGTGTGACCGAAGCGATGGGATTTAGTTTGCCCGGCGCGGCGACGATTCCGGCTGTGATGGCCGAGCATTGTCGCTTGGCAACACGAACGGGCCGCCGAGCGGTTGAGATGGCTTGGGAGAATCTGAAACCGTCGACATTCATGACGGCCGAGTCGATCGATAACGGTTTGATGACTTCGCTGGCGATCGGGGGCAGCACCAATGCGATCGTGCACTTGATCGCAATCGCCGGTCGGTTGGGAATTGAGTTGACGCTTGATCGTTTTGACGAGCTGTCGCGGATCACGCCGGTGCTGGCCGATATTCGTCCGAGCGGCCGATTCTTGATGGAAGATTTTCAAGATGCGGGCGGCTTGCCAGCGATGTTGTCGCGGATGACGGATCTGCTGAACACCGAGTGCATGACCGTGACGGGCAAAACGCTGGGTCAGCAGATCGCGGGCGCCGAAGTGATCAATGACGAAGTCATCCGGACTCGCGAAAATCCGGTCGCTGCAGTCGGCGGAACGTGTTTGCTGAAAGGCAACTTGGCACCGAGTGGCTGCGTGATCAAGTCAATCGCGGCGGATCCAAAATTGATGGTCCATCGCGGCAAGGCGGTTGTGTTCGACAACTATCCGTCGATGAAGGAACAGATTCACGATCCGGACCTGGACGTGGATGAAAACAGTGTCTTGATCTTGCGATCAGCCGGGCCACTCGGGGCACCTGGTTTTCCGGAGTGGGGCATGTTGCCGTTGCCGAAAAAGTTACTTGAAAAAGGCGTTCGTGACATGCTGCGGATCAGCGACGCGCGGATGAGTGGGACGAGTTACGGTACATGCGTGCTGCACATTGCACCGGAGAGTGCTGCGGGCGGTCCGCTGGCGCTAGTGAAGAACGGCGACGAGATTGAAATCAACGTTCCCGAGCGAACCATTCACTGGCACGTGTCGGACGAAGAGGCCGAATTGCGGCGAAAAACGATGCAAACGTCGATTCCGGTGCCCGAGCGCGGTTACAGCCACTTGTATGCAAAACACGTCACTCAAGCCGACAAAGGATGCGACTTTGACTTTCTAGTCGGCCGCAGTCCTGGGGCTGAACCAAGCATCCACTAA
- a CDS encoding dihydrodipicolinate synthase family protein, whose product MNTQPFSVAQLRESVIAVPPLARDANFKIDAAENAKIIRHIEAGGVRSLLYGGNAVFYHARLSEYASLLSVLADSAGDDTVVVPSVGPAYGLSMDQVDVLADFDFPTVMLLPSRDIVDQNGIASGVRHIAEKFGKPIVLYLKFDRWLDPSIIKSLEADGVISWIKYAVVLDDPADDPYMKEVMQVFPADRMVSGIGEQPAIVHVHDVGMAGFTSGCVCVAPGKSMEMMHAIHAGDIATAESIRKWFCPLEDLRNGINPIRVLHHAVEAAGIAKTGPLLPMLSDLSESQIAEIAAAVKSMVG is encoded by the coding sequence ATGAACACACAACCATTCTCTGTTGCCCAACTTCGCGAATCCGTGATCGCTGTCCCCCCGCTTGCTCGGGACGCGAACTTTAAAATCGATGCGGCCGAAAATGCCAAAATCATTCGGCACATCGAAGCCGGTGGCGTGCGTTCGCTGTTGTACGGCGGTAACGCGGTCTTCTATCACGCTCGGTTATCTGAGTACGCGTCGTTGCTTTCAGTGCTTGCCGACAGTGCGGGCGACGATACGGTCGTGGTGCCGTCGGTGGGGCCGGCGTACGGTTTGTCGATGGATCAAGTCGATGTGCTTGCCGACTTTGATTTTCCGACGGTGATGTTGTTGCCGTCGCGTGACATCGTCGATCAAAACGGGATCGCATCCGGCGTTCGTCACATCGCCGAAAAATTTGGCAAGCCGATTGTGTTGTACTTGAAGTTTGATCGCTGGCTTGATCCGTCGATCATCAAGTCGTTGGAGGCCGACGGAGTGATTTCGTGGATCAAGTACGCCGTCGTGCTGGATGATCCGGCCGACGATCCCTATATGAAAGAAGTGATGCAGGTCTTCCCGGCTGATCGGATGGTGTCGGGGATCGGCGAGCAACCGGCGATCGTTCACGTTCACGACGTGGGCATGGCAGGGTTCACCAGCGGGTGCGTTTGTGTCGCGCCGGGCAAATCGATGGAGATGATGCACGCGATCCATGCGGGCGATATCGCCACCGCCGAATCGATTCGAAAATGGTTCTGTCCGCTGGAAGACCTGCGGAACGGGATCAACCCGATTCGTGTGCTGCATCATGCCGTTGAGGCAGCCGGAATCGCCAAGACAGGTCCGTTGTTGCCGATGCTAAGCGACTTGTCGGAATCTCAGATCGCCGAGATCGCGGCGGCCGTCAAATCGATGGTGGGCTAG
- a CDS encoding ATP-binding protein, which produces MSGDVDSKLDSLISRIQTLSAGGTPAASLASLATSQPESSAPQPNSPAQAARPAPAPAAAEAQRPSGSPSGPAIARPTGEPAQPRPARSPEPLGFKPSRDEPWRPGEPADMVAAGVNETLLEAIIYRFIRNIGEAAGRRIADQVKLPFGMIEPLLTRLKAEQNVAYKNSTSTNDYVYMLTESGRAIARGHMQDCTYYGACPVPLKEYIASVKRQTIEGQYPKKQDLLNAFKDLLINPAMLNKLGPAVASGRGMFLFGFPGNGKTSIAERVTGAFGKYVWIPRAIDIDGDVLRVFDPMCHELAMPEAGSGLLDIGGFDKRWVRIRRPTIIAGGELTMDMLEVQSNSESNISESPLQLKSNCGTLVIDDFGRQRMRVDELLNRWIVPLEKRYDFLNMASGKKIQVPFDQLVVFSTNLEPKDLVDDAFLRRIPYKIEAENPPEADFRKLFEIMCKVVKIPYEADPINYLIEKHYKAVDRPMRMCQPRDLLLQVKNYCLYNDLPIELKHEYMDFACENYFSVM; this is translated from the coding sequence ATGAGCGGCGACGTCGACAGCAAGCTCGATTCATTGATCTCTCGCATCCAAACGCTAAGCGCCGGTGGCACGCCAGCGGCCAGCCTGGCGTCGCTCGCAACTAGCCAGCCGGAATCCAGCGCACCGCAACCCAACTCGCCTGCTCAGGCTGCGCGCCCGGCGCCGGCACCGGCGGCAGCCGAGGCCCAGCGGCCTTCCGGTTCACCATCCGGTCCCGCAATCGCTCGCCCGACCGGGGAACCGGCCCAACCTCGACCGGCTCGATCGCCAGAACCGCTCGGATTCAAACCGTCCCGCGACGAACCTTGGCGACCAGGCGAACCTGCCGACATGGTCGCCGCTGGCGTCAACGAAACGCTGCTCGAAGCCATTATCTATCGTTTCATTCGCAACATCGGCGAAGCGGCAGGACGCAGAATCGCGGACCAAGTGAAATTGCCCTTCGGCATGATCGAGCCGCTGCTGACTCGCTTGAAGGCAGAACAAAATGTTGCCTACAAGAACTCGACGTCGACCAACGACTATGTCTACATGCTGACCGAAAGCGGTCGCGCGATCGCACGCGGTCACATGCAAGACTGCACTTACTACGGCGCGTGCCCAGTTCCGCTGAAGGAATACATTGCCAGCGTCAAACGGCAAACGATCGAAGGCCAGTACCCCAAGAAACAAGACCTGCTGAACGCCTTCAAGGACTTGCTGATCAATCCTGCGATGCTGAACAAACTCGGCCCAGCCGTCGCCAGTGGCCGCGGTATGTTCCTGTTCGGGTTCCCCGGGAACGGCAAAACATCCATTGCTGAACGAGTCACCGGCGCGTTTGGAAAGTACGTCTGGATCCCCCGCGCGATCGATATCGATGGCGACGTCCTACGTGTGTTCGACCCGATGTGTCACGAACTCGCGATGCCCGAAGCCGGCAGCGGCTTGTTGGACATCGGCGGATTCGACAAACGCTGGGTCCGCATCCGTCGCCCAACCATCATCGCCGGCGGTGAATTGACGATGGACATGCTTGAAGTTCAAAGCAATTCGGAAAGCAATATCAGCGAGTCGCCCCTGCAACTGAAAAGCAATTGCGGCACGTTGGTCATCGATGACTTTGGACGTCAACGAATGCGGGTCGACGAACTGCTAAACCGCTGGATCGTCCCGCTTGAAAAACGCTATGACTTCTTGAACATGGCATCCGGAAAGAAAATCCAGGTGCCGTTCGATCAACTGGTCGTCTTCAGCACCAACCTTGAACCCAAGGACTTGGTCGACGACGCGTTCCTGCGACGAATCCCCTACAAAATCGAAGCGGAAAACCCACCGGAAGCCGACTTTCGCAAGCTGTTCGAAATCATGTGCAAGGTGGTCAAAATCCCCTATGAAGCGGACCCGATCAACTATCTGATCGAAAAGCACTACAAGGCAGTGGATCGGCCGATGCGCATGTGCCAACCCCGTGACTTGCTGCTGCAAGTCAAGAATTACTGCCTGTACAACGACCTGCCCATCGAACTCAAACACGAGTACATGGACTTCGCGTGCGAGAACTACTTCTCGGTGATGTAG
- a CDS encoding HDOD domain-containing protein, protein MNRPFRQAGLNLRGDIVARRHCDRTAAFGDLGTKRCHLPVVANRSMQTFMSKSNLSSARLGLRIDQAKWSLALPDGARRLIASGDFDGRDNETLVRWLSGEPTLSKRLLLWCNTPMYNLSQPYQTLEQAAKVMDRCELARLAVLAWVRGMFLPEVQIDVYSREILWGHSIAVGSVATLIARMCNVGDPGLVFIAGALHDVGLCASERLDPESFAEVVSQIDELSPTHEVERDILGWDHCQLGEAILGQWGLPDAVTMAARHHHAPERVLDSEHADTVGCVAIANYLCSRSGWGSTPAHSIVAPSDRVFKKLGIDAGLLTVLWTQLSTTLASVSGLR, encoded by the coding sequence ATGAACCGCCCATTTCGCCAAGCCGGATTGAATTTGCGGGGCGATATCGTCGCACGTCGTCATTGCGACCGCACTGCTGCGTTTGGTGACCTAGGAACTAAGAGATGCCATTTGCCCGTGGTCGCCAACCGCTCGATGCAAACATTCATGTCGAAGTCCAACCTCTCATCAGCCCGCCTGGGCCTGCGAATCGACCAAGCGAAGTGGTCGCTTGCGCTTCCTGATGGTGCGCGGCGACTGATTGCATCGGGGGATTTCGACGGGCGCGACAACGAAACCCTGGTTCGTTGGCTTAGCGGCGAACCCACGTTGTCCAAGCGATTGTTGTTGTGGTGCAACACGCCGATGTACAACCTTTCGCAGCCCTATCAGACTCTTGAGCAAGCCGCCAAGGTCATGGATCGCTGTGAATTGGCGCGTCTTGCCGTGCTGGCGTGGGTTCGAGGCATGTTTCTGCCGGAGGTCCAGATTGACGTTTACAGTCGCGAAATCCTTTGGGGGCACTCAATTGCCGTCGGTTCCGTCGCGACTTTGATCGCGCGGATGTGCAACGTTGGCGATCCCGGTTTGGTGTTCATTGCTGGCGCCCTGCATGACGTTGGGCTTTGTGCTAGCGAGCGACTGGATCCCGAGTCGTTTGCCGAAGTGGTCAGCCAGATCGACGAGCTATCGCCGACTCATGAAGTAGAAAGAGACATTCTAGGCTGGGATCACTGTCAGTTAGGTGAAGCCATTTTGGGCCAGTGGGGATTGCCCGACGCCGTGACCATGGCAGCCCGTCATCACCACGCGCCCGAGCGCGTCCTTGACTCGGAACATGCCGACACCGTCGGCTGCGTGGCAATTGCCAACTACCTGTGCAGTCGCAGTGGTTGGGGGTCGACGCCAGCACACTCCATCGTCGCACCGAGCGACCGCGTCTTCAAAAAGCTTGGAATCGACGCCGGGCTGTTGACCGTATTGTGGACCCAGCTTTCGACAACGCTCGCTTCGGTCTCTGGTTTGCGGTAG